GCTTGGCACACTTTCAGCACTCGCTCCTCGATCTCTTTCGGAGAGGGCTTCGTCTGGGGCCCTGACGAGTATGGTTGCATACGATGAGATTGCACCTAAACAGTTTTAGTAACACTGTACACATTTGTTATGCAATATATTGATTGAGGTTATGATATAAAATGAGACAAATTATATTCTTATAACTTAAATATACGATATCCAAGtttgtattataaaatataatgtcAATTTGGAAAGGATTATTGCCCAGAAATCTATAAAAAACATTGTATTGATTGACGTGATCCTTACCCCATCTTGCAGGTACTTGTTATTGTATAAGGTTACAGCGGTTTTCACTGTATGGTATTTTTGTTGTAGAACGACGGTTGAAAGCCGGCATACTACCGGAGTTCTATATGTTGTGGATTTTCGTAATAATCCGCTAAAAGCACTTCGGACAAGATTCGCAGCAGCCATTTTTCGGGCTTCAAATATTTTACTGCAATAGACAAGATAGAGTAGATAAGACGTTTCGAGTGTTGCCATAAGGAAGGCATTCCTTAATGTTAATTTTGGAGTTTAAAGCATTGTCttgaatagttaaaaaaaataaacactgtGCTTTATGACACGTCTTGCTCGCTGTCATTTTCCTGTCAGTTTATGTCGATTTGTTTTCCCACAGTACGTACGTATGGAAATGGATTTAATGTGTCTaaacaattaataaaaacattaaaaatggGGAACGCTGACACAAAATTAAACTTTCGGAAAGCTGTGGTCCAGCTGACATCGAAAACCCAGGTAGGACTTGAATCAAAACGCATATGTTAGATTTGCGTTGGTGTTTTTATTGATGAATCAATTTGTTAACTTTATGCAGCCTATCGATGCGTCGGATGACAGTTTCTGGGACCAGTTCTGGTCGGAGAGCGTGACGAACGTGCAGGATGTGTTCGCGCTGGTGCCGGGGGCGGAGATCCGTGCGCTGCGCGAGGAGTCGCCCAATAATCTGGCGACGCTCGTGTACAAGGCTGTCGAGAAGCTCGTGAAGACCGTCGACAGCAGCTGCCGCACACAAAGAGAACAACAGATCGGTAAGTTTTCATAAACTGATAAATAGTTTGCACTGTAGGTTAGAAACAGAGAAATAGCATGACACACTTAGCTTTATGGAGTATGTCTAGGTGAAATCAGTGTAGCCTTGAATTATAATCAGCAATCTGACTTATTGCATAGCTAAGACTGTTTATCGATTTTATAACGATTGTAGTATGTAAATATACATTACTAGTAATGCAAACTGCTATGAAAAACTATAATGAACTAGTTTCTATCAAAAGTCATAGAATGATTGAAATTTCCTCTTTCCATtttatgtataggtaataaatattaatCCACGAATTCACTTCTTGTTATTTTATCATGTTCTGTGGCTGTATTTCTTTTATAATGCTGTTGTGTAAAGAGAATCGTCACAAATCTTCAGGTGAATATTATGGCCATGTGGTGTTGgtgttgtatatcataactcTTTTATTGATATTGTATCTTATGTTATATGGAAATACATTCATAAAAAAGCACCCAAATGTTAGTTTTGGTTTTCTATCCCAGATAAAAATGTGACAGACAGTTTGGTTTGCCCAATTTACTACCCACTCATTTTGCTATAGTATTAAAATAACAGATTGGTTGGTGAAACTGGACAATCTATCATTTTAATATCTTGGGTACAAAACAAGGATTGGATCATTGATACCTATGCCAAGGGTGCATGGAAACAGAAGAGACATCCTTTTATGAGGTGCTGGAATGGAGTGGCTccatacagggcaaaacatctcAGATCTCCAAGAGATCTCCCtgaggtcctactcaacattAAAGGTTTGATAGGATTTCTTGAGGAGTTAGGCTGTTTAGGCTAGCCTACCCCactacgcaaaataggcgccagttgtcgagttgcggaaacctgCCCGTGCTACAATACAATCATTGATATCTGTCATTTTCTGCAGCCTTAAACTGCGCGCGACTGCTTACACGGGTGCTCCCTTACATGCTAGAGGAGCCAGAGTGGCAGAGCTTCTTCTGGTCCTCGCTGCCGGCTGCGGAGAATGAGTCTGTGCCGCTGGCACAGTCTCTCATCAATGCTGTTTGTGTAAGTGCTGCATTGCGATGATGTTTGCGATTTAATTTAGCAATAAGTAACAGTCTATTGGTAAAGAAGTTAAGTAAAGCATAGGTAAAGCCAGTGGCAACATTTCGAAGCACATTTGGACCTTACTACCTACGTTtaatacaataaacaaagttataaatacacaAAATCATTCCCGTaccgaaaaccccgatgtatgttAATTACACTATTTGACAttgataattattaatatttatttaattttcattaaaaataaatttttagaGGATAGAACAATCAAACTTCTTACTTAAGTAAAAAATGCAatatgaatgtaaaaaaatgaattgaaatttaaaaatatttaagataGATATTAATATACGTAAAAGGGCTGCTAGATAGCAGATAAAACATTTatgttgatatttttttatcacaataaaaaaattggtattctcgtaaaaaaaaaacatcacagGAAGTGTTTTATTATCATACTTTAGTTCCTATTCTAATTGCGATTGCGACTAACTCTTGTATACTTCATGAGAACTTTATGTCCTTGAGTAATAATGATAACAAATGACGAGAGCACTGCGGCATAAAATATGCCTAGTCGATACTCCCTCCCTA
The genomic region above belongs to Cydia splendana chromosome 13, ilCydSple1.2, whole genome shotgun sequence and contains:
- the LOC134796300 gene encoding acyl carrier protein, mitochondrial isoform X1 — translated: MAAANLVRSAFSGLLRKSTTYRTPVVCRLSTVVLQQKYHTVKTAVTLYNNKYLQDGVQSHRMQPYSSGPQTKPSPKEIEERVLKVCQAYDKLTQVKLDVNCHFMNDLGLDSLDHVEIIMAMEDEFGFEIPDGDAERLVRPKDIIQYIADKEDIYE